Proteins from a single region of Pyrus communis chromosome 6, drPyrComm1.1, whole genome shotgun sequence:
- the LOC137736644 gene encoding sodium/hydrogen exchanger 1-like, producing the protein MAVDASSIATESMGILMSSDHKSVVSMNLFVALLCACILLGHLLEESRWMNESITALAIGLCTGVVILLITGGKSSHLLEFSEDLFFIYLLPPIIFNAGFQVKKKQFFRNFMTIMTFGAVGTLISFTIISLGAMHFFHKFNIGSLKIGDYLALGAIFSATDSVCTLQVLNQDETPLLYSLVFGEGVVNDATSIVLFNAIQSFDLSNINTSTALQFFGNFLYLFATSTMLGVAAGLLSAYIIKKLYFGRHSTDREVALMILMAYLSYILSELFYLSAILTVFFCGIVMSHYTWHNVTESSRVTTKHTFATLSFVAEIFIFLYVGMDALDIDKWRFASDSPGKSIAVSSILLALVLVGRAAFVFPLSFLSNLTKKSPQAKLSLKEQVTVWWAGLMRGSVSMALAYNQFNSSGHTDLRANATMITSTITVVLFSTVVFGLMTKPLVRILLPVSKHVSSMISSEPSSPKSITVPLLSNGQDSEVNRGVEDSEANIGPVDIPRPSSLRMLLGASSHTVHHYWRRFDNAFMRPVFGGRGFVPLVPGSPAEEIGHQWR; encoded by the exons ATGGCGGTCGATGCGAGCTCAATTGCAACGGAATCAATGGGAATTCTGATGTCCTCTGACCACAAATCGGTGGTTTCTATGAACCTCTTTGTGGCGCTTCTCTGCGCTTGTATTCTACTCGGTCATTTGCTGGAGGAAAGTCGATGGATGAATGAGTCCATCACAGCCCTTGCCATT GgactgtgcactggagttgtaaTTTTACTCATAACTGGAGGAAAAAGCTCACATTTATTAGAGTTTAGTGAAGATCTCTTCTTTATATATCTGCTTCCGCCTATCATATTCAACGCAGG GTTCCAGGTAAAGAAGAAGCAATTTTTTCGTAACTTCATGACTATCATGACGTTTGGTGCTGTTGGCACTCTCATATCCTTTACCATCATATCCTTAG GTGCGATGCACTTTTTTCACAAGTTCAATATTGGTTCCCTCAAGATTGGAGATTATCTCG CACTTGGCGCGATATTTTCAGCAACCGATTCTGTTTGCACCTTACAG GTGCTTAATCAGGATGAGACGCCTTTGTTGTACAGCCTGGTTTTTGGGGAAGGTGTCGTTAATGATGCTACATCAATAGTTCTTTTCAATGCAATCCAGAGCTTCGACCTCTCTAACATCAATACAAGCACTGCTTTGCAATTTTTTggaaactttttatatttgtttgctACAAGTACAATGCTAGGAGTCGCA GCTGGACTATTGAGTGCATATATCATCAAGAAGCTCTACTTCGGCAG GCACTCAACTGATCGTGAAGTCGCTCTTATGATACTCATGGCTTACCTTTCATACATACTATCTGAA CTATTTTATTTGAGTGCCATTCTCACTGTGTTCTTTTGTGGAATTGTTATGTCTCACTACACATGGCATAACGTGACTGAAAGTTCAAGAGTGACAACCAA GCATACTTTTGCCACTCTGTCATTTGTGGCTGAGATCTTTATCTTTCTTTATGTCGGCATGGATGCCCTTGACATTGACAAATGGAGATTTGCGAGTGATAG CCCAGGAAAATCCATAGCAGTGAGTTCAATTCTGTTGGCGCTGGTTCTGGTTGGAAGAGCCGCCTTTGTTTTCCCCTTATCTTTCTTATCCAACTTGACTAAGAAATCTCCACAAGCCAAGCTCAGTTTAAAGGAACAA GTTACAGTTTGGTGGGCAGGGCTTATGCGTGGCTCTGTTTCTATGGCACTTGCTTATAATCAG TTTAATAGCTCTGGCCACACGGACCTGCGTGCGAATGCGACCATGATCACCAGTACCATCACAGTTGTTCTTTTCAGTACAGTG GTGTTTGGTTTGATGACTAAACCACTTGTGAGAATCTTGCTTCCTGTATCAAAACACGTCTCAAGTATGATATCTTCTGAACCATCTAGCCCTAAATCAATCACTGTGCCACTACTCAGCAATGGCCAAGATTCAGAAGTGAACCGTGGGGTGGAAGATTCAGAGGCAAACATAGGGCCCGTGGACATCCCCCGTCCAAGTAGTTTACGAATGCTCCTAGGCGCTTCTTCTCACACTGTCCACCATTACTGGCGAAGATTTGATAATGCCTTCATGAGGCCTGTTTTTGGTGGGCGGGGTTTTGTGCCTCTCGTTCCAGGCTCACCTGCTGAAGAAATTGGCCACCAATGGCGTTGA
- the LOC137738214 gene encoding uncharacterized protein isoform X1: MVCPLGNGTMAVMARLLAGVNVSQSITEGVGHHKFAAQIICRELSEANEANLLDEEDMHVFGLKPMDDPLHLVCCNGCKKPVKASQYAAHAELCRLLKSTQETTLELDGSMGQRKPPRKERKKSSTAHANQATLVGELERSESVDADANSVSQFQLDGQIGMNPGSFMEAKMNSAYADATYMIDGSGVSPGNTNGSTSVTLPPTKRFKMIPGQQLPLSDDIGTAFAVSKLASTEDAYPYRDSPKGAISALKYKKSGQALDCCLPIKDCPLPLATKVYYSQRGNRLRSDLSHLYREAMASTEELCSDMRDSQPLPSLRKPDQILTQNSEVCLENSIGYLPDGDFSNQFPVDNVPRPQVAGVGLARSKILSKPYSFAGNSGQSLGTMQQKTGSVPVI, encoded by the exons ATGGTCTGTCCACTTGGAAATGGGACGATGGCCGTCATGGCAAGGCTTCTGGCGGGCGTGAATGTCTCACAGAGCATAACAG AAGGAGTTGGCCATCACAAGTTTGCTGCTCAAATAATCTGCAGAGAATTAAGTGAGGCAAATGAAGCTAATTTACTTGATGAAGAAG atatgcatgtgtttggtttGAAGCCGATGGATGATCCTCTACATTTG GTATGTTGCAATGGTTGTAAAAAACCGGTCAAGGCCAGTCAGTATGCAGCTCATGCAG AACTTTGTAGGTTATTAAAATCTACGCAGGAAACTACTTTGGAGCTTGATGGAAGTATGGGGCAAAGGAAGCCTCCAAGAAAGGAGAGGAAAAAGTCATCAACTGCTCATGCTA ACCAGGCCACTTTAGTTGGAGAGCTAGAACGATCTGAATCTGTAGATGCAGACGCTAACTCTGTGTCACAATTCCAGTTGGATGGGCAAATTGGAATGAATCCTGGCTCTTTTATGGAGGCAAAAA TGAATTCAGCTTATGCGGACGCGACGTACATGATTGATGGTTCTGGAGTTAGTCCAGGAAATACTAATGGCTCAACATCTGTGACCCTTCCACCGACAAAACGATTTAAAAT GATACCAGGTCAGCAGCTGCCTTTATCAGATGATATAGGAACAGCATTTGCTGTATCAAAACTTGCAAGTACTGAGGATGCATATCCTT ATAGGGATTCTCCAAAAGGAGCCATTTCTGCTCTTAAATATAAGAAGTCCGGGCAAGCCCTTGATTGCTGCCTGCCAATTAAAG ATTGTCCTCTTCCCCTGGCTACTAAAGTATATTACTCTCAAAGAGGCAATCGGCTCCGATCAGATCTTAGTCATCTATACCGTGAGGCAATGGCATCAACTGAGGAGCTTTGTAGTGACATG AGAGACTCACAGCCTTTGCCTTCTTTGCGGAAACCTGACCAAATTCTCACACAAAATTCAGAAGTTTGTTTGGAGAACTCAATAGGTTACCTGCCTGATGGTGACTTCTCAAATCAGTTTCCTGTGGATAATGTTCCAAGGCCTCAGGTGGCTGGCGTTGGTTTAGCAAGAAGCAAAATTCTTTCAAAACCTTATTCTTTTGCGGGTAACTCAG GACAATCATTGGGGACCATGCAACAGAAAACTGGCAG
- the LOC137738214 gene encoding uncharacterized protein isoform X2 gives MVCPLGNGTMAVMARLLAGVNVSQSITEGVGHHKFAAQIICRELSEANEANLLDEEDMHVFGLKPMDDPLHLVCCNGCKKPVKASQYAAHAELCRLLKSTQETTLELDGSMGQRKPPRKERKKSSTAHANQATLVGELERSESVDADANSVSQFQLDGQIGMNPGSFMEAKMNSAYADATYMIDGSGVSPGNTNGSTSVTLPPTKRFKMIPGQQLPLSDDIGTAFAVSKLASTEDAYPYRDSPKGAISALKYKKSGQALDCCLPIKDCPLPLATKVYYSQRGNRLRSDLSHLYREAMASTEELCSDMKFVWRTQ, from the exons ATGGTCTGTCCACTTGGAAATGGGACGATGGCCGTCATGGCAAGGCTTCTGGCGGGCGTGAATGTCTCACAGAGCATAACAG AAGGAGTTGGCCATCACAAGTTTGCTGCTCAAATAATCTGCAGAGAATTAAGTGAGGCAAATGAAGCTAATTTACTTGATGAAGAAG atatgcatgtgtttggtttGAAGCCGATGGATGATCCTCTACATTTG GTATGTTGCAATGGTTGTAAAAAACCGGTCAAGGCCAGTCAGTATGCAGCTCATGCAG AACTTTGTAGGTTATTAAAATCTACGCAGGAAACTACTTTGGAGCTTGATGGAAGTATGGGGCAAAGGAAGCCTCCAAGAAAGGAGAGGAAAAAGTCATCAACTGCTCATGCTA ACCAGGCCACTTTAGTTGGAGAGCTAGAACGATCTGAATCTGTAGATGCAGACGCTAACTCTGTGTCACAATTCCAGTTGGATGGGCAAATTGGAATGAATCCTGGCTCTTTTATGGAGGCAAAAA TGAATTCAGCTTATGCGGACGCGACGTACATGATTGATGGTTCTGGAGTTAGTCCAGGAAATACTAATGGCTCAACATCTGTGACCCTTCCACCGACAAAACGATTTAAAAT GATACCAGGTCAGCAGCTGCCTTTATCAGATGATATAGGAACAGCATTTGCTGTATCAAAACTTGCAAGTACTGAGGATGCATATCCTT ATAGGGATTCTCCAAAAGGAGCCATTTCTGCTCTTAAATATAAGAAGTCCGGGCAAGCCCTTGATTGCTGCCTGCCAATTAAAG ATTGTCCTCTTCCCCTGGCTACTAAAGTATATTACTCTCAAAGAGGCAATCGGCTCCGATCAGATCTTAGTCATCTATACCGTGAGGCAATGGCATCAACTGAGGAGCTTTGTAGTGACATG AAGTTTGTTTGGAGAACTCAATAG